The sequence below is a genomic window from Deltaproteobacteria bacterium GWC2_55_46.
CTCGCGAGGGCCTATCACGAGGCGCTCCGCTGGATTCCCTGGATAGCCCTCTTCCCCGACGATTATGCGGAGATCGTTCCGCATATCTTCCCTGTGAGGGTCCTCGGCGGAAGGAGGGATTCGCTCCGTGAGCATCTGGCGAATTGCGGGGTGGAAAGCGGGGTCCATTATTACCCCAACCACCTGCTGAGCTTCTACGGGGGCAGGGCCGGTGAGCTTCCTGTGACTGAGAGGCTCTTTGGCGAGCTTCTCTCCCTCCCCCTTCACCCGGGGCTCACCGAAGCCCAGCAGGGGAGCGTGATAGAGGGTATAAAGGAATTTTATTCGGCGAGGCGGCCATGAAGACAGTCATACTTGCAGGGGGGCTTGGCACGAGGCTTAGCGAGGAGACGGTAATAAAGCCCAAGCCTATAGTGGAGATCGGTGGCAGGCCGATACTCTGGCATATCATGAGCATATACTCTGCCCACGGCTTCAATGAGTTCGTAATCGCCCTGGGCTATAAGGGAGGCATGATAAAGGAATACTTCCTCAACTACTATTACCACCATAGCGACATCACCGTAGACTTGAGGACCGGCAAGATAGAGGCTGGAGGCAACGGACGGAAGGATTGGGTCGTTCAACTCGTCGACACCGGCGCGAACTCCATGACCGGGGGACGGCTCTGGAGGCTCAGGGACCGGCTCGGCGATGGTACGTTCATGCTCACGTACGGGGACGGTGTCGGAAACGTTGACATCGCGAGACTGGTCGAGTTCCACAGGTCCCATGGCAGGCTTGCCACGATAACCGTGGTAAGGCCGTCGGCCAGGTTCGGCGAGGTCAGGTTCAACGGAAATCTCGACGAGATCACTGATTTCAAGGAGAAGCCGCAGACAGGCGAAGGCTGGATAAACGGCGGGTTCTTCGTATTCGAGCCTGGGGTCTTCGACTACCTTGGCGGGGACGATGCCGTACTTGAGGGCGACCCGCTTGAGAACCTCGCCAGGGACAGGCAGCTCATGGCCTTCAGGCACGAGGGCTTCTGGCAGTGCATGGACACGCTCAGGGACAAGCAGCTGCTGGAGAGGTCGTGGGAGAGCGGAAAGGCAGGGTGGAAGGTATGGTGACGGCGCTTGGTCATGGCCCTGCAATTTTCAAAGGCAGCTACAGTGGCAGGAGGGTCCTTATAACAGGCCACACCGGGTTCAAGGGCTCGTGGCTTACCATATGGCTTTCTTCGCTCGGGGCCAGGGTGGCCGGGTATTCGGCCTACCTGCCATCTGAGCCGTCCAACTTCTCGGTCTGCGGCCTCAGGCGCAGGACCGAGAGCTTTGAGGGCGACGTCCGGGACATCGAAAGGCTTTCAAGGGTCTTCGACGAGTTCCGGCCCGAGGTCGTCTTCCATCTCGCCGCTCAGCCTATCGTAAGGAGGTCCTACGCCGACCCCAAGCTCACATTCGATACCAACGTGGGCGGCACGGTTAACGTGCTCGAATGCATACGGCGGTCCGGGTCGGTCATGGCCGCAGTCATAGTCACCAGTGATAAATGCTACGAGAACCTCGAGTGCGTGTGGGGCTACAGGGAGAACGACAGGCTCGGGGGTTCCGACCCATACAGCGCCTCAAAGGCCTGTGCCGAGATCGCCGCGAGCGCGTATGCCAGGTCGTTTAAGTCGGAGTTTCCAAGGGTTTCGACGGCAAGGGCCGGCAACGTGATAGGCGGCGGGGATTGGGCGGAGTCACGGATCATACCGGACTGTGTAAGGGCGTGGTCCGTTGGAAGGGAGGCCATTGTGAGGAACCCTGCCTCGACCAGGCCATGGCAGCACGTCTTGGAGCCCTTGAGCGGCTATCTCTGGCTCGGGGCCAATCTCCTCTGCTCTGCCAGGTTCCACGGCGAGGCCTTCAACTTCGGTCCTGACCAGAAGGTCAACAAGTCGGTATCCGAGCTGATCGAGCTCTT
It includes:
- a CDS encoding glucose-1-phosphate cytidylyltransferase, giving the protein MKTVILAGGLGTRLSEETVIKPKPIVEIGGRPILWHIMSIYSAHGFNEFVIALGYKGGMIKEYFLNYYYHHSDITVDLRTGKIEAGGNGRKDWVVQLVDTGANSMTGGRLWRLRDRLGDGTFMLTYGDGVGNVDIARLVEFHRSHGRLATITVVRPSARFGEVRFNGNLDEITDFKEKPQTGEGWINGGFFVFEPGVFDYLGGDDAVLEGDPLENLARDRQLMAFRHEGFWQCMDTLRDKQLLERSWESGKAGWKVW
- a CDS encoding CDP-glucose 4,6-dehydratase — encoded protein: MFKGSYSGRRVLITGHTGFKGSWLTIWLSSLGARVAGYSAYLPSEPSNFSVCGLRRRTESFEGDVRDIERLSRVFDEFRPEVVFHLAAQPIVRRSYADPKLTFDTNVGGTVNVLECIRRSGSVMAAVIVTSDKCYENLECVWGYRENDRLGGSDPYSASKACAEIAASAYARSFKSEFPRVSTARAGNVIGGGDWAESRIIPDCVRAWSVGREAIVRNPASTRPWQHVLEPLSGYLWLGANLLCSARFHGEAFNFGPDQKVNKSVSELIELFLSSWGRAGWGHERAEAGGKECKLLKLSCDKSLHELNWRAVLSFEETVRLTAEWYRSYYSGAEDMYEVTAGQIERYVGEAARQGLTWAMQEELA